The Polyangiaceae bacterium genome includes a region encoding these proteins:
- a CDS encoding glycosyltransferase family 39 protein gives MAFVERLRAVLAREATATGLVAVLFAPVCWMVLLERWAAAGQASFPGHADSSFYFSLAKNLANGRGPVIDYIWHFWAPHTDLTHFGPDYWMPLPSLLIAAVMKLSAPSVVVAARCAVVASVALAALVWVFARTSSLPRWAALLACAAVFLALPVGHFSVRADPSLYYAVFVLGALTLGIRARDSGDLRLLFGAGLVAGAAHLSRNDGVLVIVSLAVAQLCWSPPSQFLRRLGVLCAGYALLLAPWLLLSFTRTGRLMPAHGALPFLVDYEDLFALPPGPSFSDLARAGLWDALLLRQRASLDRSLDVVKEALGVPLLALALGVGMLLGAKVAGRAPESSLLGQLRRTRWLLPSLYVLGVCFLHISITPVASGSGAVSRTLPAVLALVVVAAISGAIAIRAGAGVTVAAAALLLVWPWHEQAKGMPLRDVRENNAVAERLAVLHGALDREARCFHRPVVVMTREPWQLTELTGYRSIQIPNADLDTILATAKRYGVTHLMPSFRRRALGDPRLLAAFAPVPGVAGLSRTTEPAHSCP, from the coding sequence ATGGCGTTCGTCGAGAGGCTGCGCGCAGTGCTCGCCCGCGAGGCGACCGCGACCGGCCTGGTCGCGGTGCTGTTCGCGCCCGTGTGTTGGATGGTTCTCCTCGAACGCTGGGCGGCGGCGGGACAAGCGAGCTTCCCCGGCCACGCCGACTCCAGCTTCTACTTCTCGCTCGCCAAGAACCTCGCCAACGGGCGGGGGCCCGTCATCGACTACATCTGGCACTTCTGGGCTCCCCACACGGACCTCACGCACTTTGGTCCGGACTACTGGATGCCGCTGCCGTCGCTGCTCATCGCGGCGGTGATGAAGCTCTCGGCGCCGTCGGTCGTGGTCGCCGCGCGCTGCGCGGTGGTCGCGTCGGTCGCGCTCGCCGCGCTCGTCTGGGTCTTCGCCAGGACGTCGTCCCTGCCGCGCTGGGCTGCGCTCCTCGCGTGCGCGGCCGTCTTCCTCGCGTTGCCCGTCGGCCACTTCAGCGTCCGCGCCGATCCGAGCCTGTACTACGCGGTGTTCGTGCTCGGCGCGCTGACGCTCGGGATCCGCGCGCGCGACTCCGGCGATCTGCGGTTGTTGTTCGGCGCCGGCCTCGTCGCGGGCGCCGCGCATCTGTCCCGCAACGACGGCGTGCTGGTGATCGTGAGCCTGGCAGTGGCCCAGCTGTGCTGGTCGCCCCCCTCGCAATTTTTGCGTAGATTGGGCGTTCTCTGTGCAGGATACGCGCTCCTGCTCGCGCCTTGGCTGCTGCTCTCGTTCACTCGCACCGGCAGGCTGATGCCCGCGCACGGCGCGCTGCCGTTCCTCGTCGACTACGAAGACCTGTTCGCGCTCCCGCCGGGGCCGTCGTTCAGCGACCTCGCGCGTGCGGGGTTGTGGGACGCGCTGCTCCTTCGCCAACGCGCCTCTCTCGACCGCTCGCTCGACGTGGTGAAGGAGGCGCTCGGCGTTCCGCTGCTCGCGCTCGCGCTCGGAGTAGGGATGCTCTTGGGCGCCAAGGTCGCGGGGCGAGCGCCGGAGAGCTCGCTGCTCGGGCAGCTCCGGCGAACCAGGTGGCTCTTGCCGTCCCTGTACGTCCTCGGCGTCTGCTTCCTGCACATCAGCATCACCCCCGTGGCCTCGGGCTCGGGTGCCGTGTCGCGCACGCTCCCCGCGGTCCTCGCCCTCGTGGTCGTGGCGGCGATCTCGGGGGCGATCGCGATCCGCGCCGGTGCCGGGGTCACCGTGGCAGCCGCCGCGCTGCTGCTCGTATGGCCCTGGCACGAGCAGGCGAAGGGCATGCCCCTGCGTGATGTTCGAGAGAACAACGCCGTGGCGGAGCGGCTCGCCGTCCTTCATGGCGCGCTCGACCGCGAGGCGCGCTGCTTCCATCGACCCGTCGTGGTGATGACCCGAGAGCCCTGGCAGCTCACGGAGCTCACAGGGTACCGGAGCATCCAGATCCCGAACGCCGATCTGGACACGATCCTGGCGACCGCGAAGCGCTACGGCGTCACCCACCTGATGCCGTCGTTTCGCCGGCGCGCGCTCGGGGATCCGCGACTGCTCGCGGCCTTCGCGCCCGTCCCCGGGGTGGCCGGCCTGTCCCGGACCACGGAGCCGGCTCACAGCTGCCCATAG
- a CDS encoding NAD-dependent succinate-semialdehyde dehydrogenase, giving the protein MTEFRSVDPSSGRLVLERPEASASEVDAALTRSAAAFRAWSEEPIATRAASLRRLGATLRARAERDGMLMAEEMGKPVAQGKAESEKCALACEHAAEHAAAWLAPEPVPTEARASYVRHDPVGPILAIMPWNFPFWQLFRFGASALAAGNTIVLKHAPNVPRCAEAIVAACAEADLPEGLILSLFARVDQLPGVIADDRIAAVTLTGSTRAGKTVAELAARALKPSVLELGGSDAFIVLADADLDQAAEVAARARLLNNGQSCIAAKRFIVERAVADDFVERFRSALAAHRVGDPRDPTTQVGPMARRDLRDELAGQVARSVAAGARVLLGAEAPARDGWWYPPTLLLGAGPGMAVWDEETFGPAAAVHVVEDARAAVRAANASPFGLGAAVWTADREQGARMAVELRCGAVFVNDLVRSDPRMPFGGTKQSGWGRELGREGMLELTDTKSVWIS; this is encoded by the coding sequence CTGACCGAGTTTCGTTCCGTCGATCCGTCCAGCGGCCGGCTCGTGCTCGAGCGTCCCGAGGCCAGCGCCTCCGAGGTCGACGCCGCGCTCACGCGCTCTGCCGCGGCGTTCCGCGCGTGGTCGGAGGAGCCCATCGCCACCCGGGCCGCCTCGCTCCGCCGGCTCGGCGCGACGCTGCGTGCGCGCGCCGAAAGGGACGGGATGCTGATGGCAGAGGAGATGGGCAAGCCCGTCGCACAAGGCAAGGCCGAGAGCGAAAAGTGCGCGCTCGCGTGCGAGCACGCCGCCGAGCACGCCGCGGCCTGGCTCGCGCCCGAGCCGGTCCCCACGGAGGCCAGGGCGAGCTACGTCCGCCACGATCCCGTCGGGCCGATCCTGGCCATCATGCCGTGGAACTTCCCGTTCTGGCAGCTCTTCCGCTTCGGCGCCTCCGCCCTGGCCGCCGGGAACACCATCGTCCTCAAGCACGCGCCCAACGTCCCACGCTGCGCCGAGGCCATCGTCGCGGCCTGCGCCGAGGCCGATCTCCCCGAAGGGCTGATCCTCTCGCTCTTCGCCCGCGTGGACCAGCTCCCCGGCGTGATCGCCGACGACCGCATCGCCGCGGTGACGCTGACCGGCAGCACTCGCGCCGGCAAGACCGTTGCAGAGCTCGCGGCACGAGCGCTCAAGCCGTCGGTGCTCGAGCTCGGCGGCAGCGACGCCTTCATCGTGCTAGCCGACGCAGATCTCGATCAGGCGGCAGAGGTCGCCGCGCGCGCGCGCCTCTTGAACAACGGCCAGAGCTGCATCGCCGCCAAGCGCTTCATCGTCGAGCGGGCCGTCGCCGACGACTTCGTCGAGCGCTTTCGCTCGGCCCTCGCGGCCCATCGGGTCGGCGATCCGCGCGACCCGACGACGCAGGTCGGCCCCATGGCCCGCCGCGATCTGCGCGACGAGCTCGCCGGTCAGGTCGCGCGCTCGGTCGCCGCCGGCGCGCGCGTGCTGCTGGGCGCTGAGGCGCCCGCGCGGGACGGCTGGTGGTACCCGCCCACCCTGCTGCTCGGCGCCGGTCCGGGCATGGCGGTGTGGGACGAGGAGACCTTCGGGCCCGCCGCCGCGGTTCACGTCGTCGAAGACGCTAGAGCGGCGGTGCGCGCCGCCAACGCGAGCCCTTTTGGTCTGGGCGCCGCCGTCTGGACCGCCGACCGCGAGCAAGGCGCGCGCATGGCGGTGGAGCTCCGCTGCGGCGCCGTCTTCGTGAACGACCTCGTCCGCTCCGATCCCCGCATGCCGTTCGGCGGCACCAAGCAGAGCGGGTGGGGGCGCGAGCTCGGCCGCGAGGGTATGCTCGAGCTCACGGACACCAAGTCGGTGTGGATCAGCTAG